The genomic stretch tcacctggagcagagaaggctccagggagaccttccAGCACCTGCCAGTACATAAAGGGgggctacaggaaagctggggaggggcttttgACAAGGACATgtggtgacaggacaaaggggGATATTTTTAAGCTGACAGAGGgtggatttagattagatattggcaataaattctttcctgtgagggtggcgaggtgctggcacaggctgcccagagcagctgtgggtgccccatccctggcagtgctcagggccaggctggacggggctgggagcagcctgggctggcgGAAGGtgattggaactagatgatccttaaggtcccttccaacccaaaccattctgtgattctatgatctgtAACAGATGAAGCTGGTGAGGAACAACTGTGTTTTCCCATTGGATGTAGGTATAAGATTAAGCAAATTTACCCCGGTGTCGTTACCCAGCCCCTGGCACTGGTGTTTGGTGGAGCCCCTGGTGCAAACCTGTGTCTACCGCAGGGTTACGCCAGCCCAGTCGCATCCCGAAGCCGGGGCTCAGCTGCTACCCAtgggtgggcacctgaaggCAGCCTGGGGTGCTCAGGGCAGCAGTGAGGGGCTGAGGAGGACCAGAGGACCCTGAAGAACTGGTGCTCCTGTGCCAGCTCCACCCTGACAAACCCCTGCAGACAGAAACTCTGCTCTATGCAGTGGGGCAAGGGACTGGGGGCTTGTAttgcagccccagccagccagagccgactggaaaataaatgcttttatctAATGGTACATGATTTACGCTGCGGTTCCTCAGCCGCAGAGGTGTTGTTGGTGCGTGCAATGCATGAGTGGTTAGATGGGGGGGAAATGCCCAGAaatggctgcagccagccctgcgTCCCCCTCAGCAGCCCCCCTGGCCCCCAGCGCCTCCCAGTCACAGTGTTTGACCCTAGCAAAGATGGAGAGCCCTCAGCTTgaccttcccccccccgcccccagccccccccagccatcTTGGTTAAGGGCATTGTGATAACAGCCCCCGGAGCCGTTTGCCTTTCTTATCGGGGCGCTGGCCAAACAACCCTGGCTGGGGATATAAGGAGCCAGGCTGGGACCGGTGGCATGCTCAGTGTGTCTCTCCACTTCAGCTGCTAGCTGCTAGTGGCCACCATgaagctgctcctgctcttcGCCTTGGTGGCCCTGTCCCAGTGCCATGTCCATAGGTGAGCACCAGGGGCTTGGGATGCCCACGCAGCCACCGCGGTCCCGTGGACTCCTGGCACCCATACCGGGGAAGGTGTGAGGGGCAGcgtgcagcagggatggggggacaGCCGGCAGCACCCCCAGCTATTGCTGTGGCCCAGGCTCCCCACAGCGAGGATGGACCCCCGCTCCCACAGGAGGGGATGAGGGCGAGCACACAGCGGGGGTACCTGCAGCCCCCCGAGGCAcatccctgcctggctcctggtGACGGATCGGCTCCCCTTTCCCCCAGGGTCTCTCTGAAGAAGATGAAGTCCCTGCGGCAGTCCCTGAAGGAACATGGCTTGCTGGACCGCTACCTGAAGCAGCACCCCTACAACCTGGCCACCAAGTACTTCCCCAGCGACACCTCCGCCGAGCCCCTGCAGAACTACATGGACGTGAGCATGGCAGGATGGAGGGGCTGGCACCAGCAGGGCCCCTTCCCCATTTCCCCTAACCCCTTACCCGTCCTGCTAGCCCCTTACCTGTCCCTCTAACCATTCACCAATTCCCCTAGCCCATTACCCAATCTCACTAGCCCCTTACCGATCCTTCCAATACCTTACCCAGTCCCTTAACCCCTCATCCATCCCACTAGCCCCTTACCCAGTCCGCTAACCCATTAACTCATTCCACTAGCCCCTTACCCATTCCCCTAACCTGTTGCCCATCCCATTAGCCCCTTACCTGTCCCACTAGCCCATTACCCATCCTGCTAGCCCCTTACCCATCCCACTAATCCCTTACCCATCGCTCTTTGACAGAATGAGTACTACGGCACCATCTCCATCGGTACTCCAGGCCAAGAGTTCACCGTTATCTTTGACACTGGCTCCTCCAACCTGTGGGTGCCCTCGGTGTACTGCTCCAGCATGGCGTGCAGTAGGTGTCCGGCAGCTGCTGGGCAAGGGCTGAAGGCAGGGGAAGCCCCAGGCTTggccagccccctgccctgcctggctctgggaTCCCCTGGGAAGACTGGGAGCCAAGGatggctctgccctgcctctccCAAAGGATGTTTGGGGAGGCACTGGAGCGGCAGCCTTGGTCCCTGAGGGCAGGATGGACTGTGACAGTCTCTCTCCCATACCTACAGGCAACCACAACCGCTTCAACCCAGCGGAGTCCTCCACCTACGTCGGCACCAATGAAAGCGTCGACATCGTCTATGGCACTGGCAGCATGACTGGCGTCCTGGGCTATGACACCGTCACCGTAAGGCGGGGTGCATCCCATGGGAGTGGGAACACTGGTGCGCCACCTGCCCAAACCAagcccctctccctctctccctgaCCAGGTTGCAAGCATTGAGGTTGTCAACCAGATCTTCGGGCTGACTGAGACCGAGCCAGGAGATTTCTTCTACTACAGCCCCTTCGATGGTATCCTGGGTCTGGCTTTCCCAAGCATCGCCTCCTCCGGGGCCACCCCCGTCTTTGACAACATGATGAGCGAAGGCCTGGTGGCCAAGGACCTCTTCTCTGTCTACCTCAGCAGGTAAGCCCTGACTGGAGCTGCCCAGCCCTTGCCGAGGGTTTTCGCCGATTTCCCTCCCACCGGGGCTGGCTCCGGCACTGTTCCCCGGTAGCATGACACCTTGTGGCTCTCGGGGGACACAGCTCACGGGCACCGATGGAGAAGGGTGGCAGCAAATCCCCCTCAGCGACGGTGCTGCTAGTGGGATGGGACCCCCACCTGACAGCTCCCCCCTTGCAGGGATGGGCAGAGCGGCAGCTTCGTCCTCTTCGGCGCCATTGACCCCTACTACACCACCAACGGCATCAGCTGGATCCCCCTCTCCGCTGAAACCTACTGGCAGATCACCATGGACAGGTAGTCCCGCCACAGCCCCCCGGCTTGGTAGCTCCCTTTGCCCCCTTATCCTGCACCCGGGAGGCTCACCCTGTACCCCTCCCCCCAGTGTCTCCATCGGCGGGGAGACCGCTGCCTGCCCCTCTGGCTGCCAGGCCATCGTGGACACGGGCACCTCGCTGCTGGCCGTGCCCTCCACAGCCCTCAACAACATCCTTAGCGTCCTCGGTGCCAGCTCCAACGGCGAGGTGAGGACCCAGGGGAGCGTGCAGGGCTTTGGGGACCTTTGGGGCTCTGCGGGGTGCCCAGCCGgaccctggggctgctgcatgGTGCACTGTCGCTGCCCGGCACATGTAGTCCCTCCTGGGGTGGCCGCTGACCCCCACCTGTCACTGTGTCCCCCTCCAGGTCAGCTGCAGCGCTGTCAGCAGTCTGCCCGACATCGTCTTCAACATCAACGGCGAAGCCTTCCCTGTGCCAGCCAGCGCCTACGTGATACAGGTGAGCATCCCACTggggaggggactgggggggctCGGGGGAAGTCCGGCAGCTGGTAACCACTGTCCACCATGTCTTCGGTCACAGAGCGAGGGGACCTGCATCCTCGGTTTACAAGGCATGAATCTTCCCTCCCAATCGGGTGAGCTCTGGATCCTGGGGGATGTCTTCATCCGCGAGTACTACGTCATCTTCAACAGGGCCAACAACATGGTGGGGCTGTCCCCCCTGTCCTGAGCACGCCTCCATCTTGGGGACAGGGAGAGGCTGCCCTAGCGTCCCCAGCTTggtggctggcagggctgacCTTTGCCCCGCGCTCGCATCCCCTTTTGCCGTGACCACTGAGTCCAATAAAACCGTAGAAAAGCCCCGCTGTGCCGTGTCTCTCTGgggagggctggctgggctACCCCGGTGCTGCCACTGTGTCTTTGGGCACGCACAccggtgggtgggtgggtgggtgggcaggtggggtgCCAGCCTCACCCCACAGGCAGAGGcaccccctgcctgcaccctggtGATGCCCTGGGCCTCATGGCTGCGCAGACACCCCCGATGCCTGGGCAGacctggggctggaggtggccaTGGCCACTAAGAGCCACAactgcccagggcagagccgTGCCACCAACCAGACACCTGGGCAGGCTTTACTGGGGTGCCCAGCGCTCCTCATAGTGGCTGGGGCATGGCTCCATGCAGCCCCACGGAAAGGCGGGCGCCCAGGGGcactgccttccctccccaccacacCAGGGGCCTGCCAtgaggtggctgtggctgctggggctggtggtggctgaGCGGGatggggaaggtgggggggaCCACAAGGGACTAGGGGGGGAGCACAGCTGCGGCTCTGCCCCTCCCAGCATCTGATACCCGCTTTTGGGGCCGGGGGACAGTGCCTGCTGCGGTGCCAGGTCCCATCCTGGTGCTGGGAGTGCTTTGTGCCGCTAAGCACCATCTCTCCTTGCAGGGCACCACCTGGCTAAACCTGTGTGATACCCCTGGGAGACACAGACCTCTCTTTTCAGCATCTCCCCGCACAGAGCCCTTTTGCAGGGGCAGCACCAGCCTCAGCACCTCGGAAACATTCCTCAGGACCAAGCACTTTGCTCGGGTCAAGCCCCTGGAAAGTCTCAGCAAACCCCTCACCCCAGCCATGCTCCTGTCACTGGGGCAGGACATGTCCCTCCCGTACCCAAACCCTGCTCAGGGGGGCTGAACACCTCTGGCATTGCCCTTGTCATCCTGGGGGGCTACTCACCCCAAAGCCCCCCCAAGGGAAAGCCCCGTGGCTGGGTTCAGTGTGTGGGTGGGTGCAAACAGGAGTATTGAGACGGGGCATAAATACCAGGGTGACTTTATTggtggcagggagggcagctcGCCCCCTCCCCATGCCAGGAGTAGCACCCACCCCAGGGTGGtgcagctgggggctggctcGGGGCACCCCAGCCCGGCCAGGAGCATCTCCCAGCCCCACATCCTGCAGCCAGAGAGCCAGGGAGGTGGGGGACGGGGGGGAGCAACTGGTTGTGCCCCATAGTCCTACCTCATTGGGGTGGTGAGGGGCTTGGGAACCCCCCCATCCTGGGGCAGATGGGGATTGTGCAGCCTCTGCCCGAGAGAGGCAGCACTCGTGGGAGTGGGGATGCACCCatgggagcagggatgctgttGCCCACCCTGTCTGCTTggcgccccctccccagccacccaccaTCCCGGGGGCCTGGTGGGCCAGGCCTGCTGGTCCTGCAGACCCCCTCCTCCTCTATCCTActcctcctcttcatcctcctcctgctcatACCATGCCGGGCACACATGGCACCTGGGCCCTAAGGAGCCACATGGCCACCGGGGCTGTCCCCACTGGCTGGTGGTGCGGCAGAGGGGTCTGTGTCCCCAGGGAGTCCCCGAGCTTTGGAGCTCAAgctggggctgcctgtgggagctgggggggttgCAGTCTCAGAGGGGGTGGTGGGCGGCAGAGTGACTGCCGATGGGTTCCCAGAGGGGCTCAGTGTGCTTGGAGGGGGCTCGCCAGCCCCTGTGCTCCCCAGAGAGGGGCCGTAAGGGGCTGTGTTGcggagcaggagctgggccaGGCGGTGGCGGGGGGGCTGGGTTGATGCAGGGGGGCTGGGTTGATGTGGGGTGCCAGCGGGCGAGTCCTGGTGGGttggggacagggatggggacgggTCGCTGCTCTGCAGTGGGAGCCGAGCATCTGTGGCTAACAGAGAGATACCTGTGGTTAGCACCTGCCTCTCCCTCCGGGGCCCTCCAGCCTGTGCGGGGGGCACCCAACCACCCTGGGGTGCCGCAGCACGGCCATGTCCCACAGGACTGGGGGGTCCCAAGCCAGAccctgccaccctgccaccGGCATCTCGGAGCCTGGGCATCCCCATTACCTTGGCAGGGCGGGCAGCAGGCGGCGGGCAGCGCAGCGGGCTCTGCGCAGGAGCGGGGACACAGCCTCTTCTCGCAGCTCACCTCCCCGAGCTGGCAGCGAGGGGCGAAGGTGGGGGTCAGCCATCCCCACCCTCCCCTCTGCTACCAGCATGGGCACCCCATGGCACGGGCATGGGCACCCCATGGGCACCCTGTGGGCATGGGCACCACATGGACACCCCGTGGGCACCCTGTGGGCTCGGGCACCCTGTGGGGCACCCCATGGACGTGGGGAACCCCATGGGCATGGGCACCACGTGGACACAGGCACCCTGTGGGCATGGGCACCCCACAGACACCCCGCTCACCTGGCAGGTACAGCGGGTGCAGGGCTGTCCCTCGGGGGTGAAGGTCTGGCCGTTCACCACCTTTCTACCCTGGTAGTTGCAGTCTGGGGAGAGTGAGGCAGTGCTCAGCGCATGGTGGGGGGCTCACCAGGCGGGGGGATGGGGACCCCTGCTCCCCGCCCCACCCTGTTCCAGGCTCCTACCATTACAGACGGGGCAGCACTCGCCCTCGGGGTGGAAGGGGTAGGTGCAGAAGATGGCACAGTCCATGGGCGAGCAGGCCACCGAGCCCAGCTGCGAGAGACGGGAGAGATGCACGAGGGCTGGGTGTTAGCGcccgctgggctgggctgggctgggggaaaaGGGGCAGCCCCGAAATGCCCGGGAGCTTTTTCCTGCAACGGAGGAAAAAACTGGGGCTCAGCCCACGGGGCAGGAGCCAAAAACATCTCGCGGTCCCCGGCACAGCCCTCACCAGGCAAATACAGCTGAGACAAGGATCCAGGACGGAGGGGAAGGTCTCATTGTTGTAGAAGATCCTTCCCATGTAGGTACAGcctgcagagaggagaggggCACTTGTGGTGCCCAGGTGGCTCTGGGACCCCCGGGAGACCTCTCTGCTTAAGCCCAGCCTTGCTGGGTCTGGTCGTGCCtcaggctgtgggcaggggacacagaggggcCGCAGTGGAGACAGCACCCCTCCAACAAGCACCCACGGCCCCCCTCACCTGCCGAGCAGTCggggcagcactgcccaggGATGCGGATGGGGTAGGGACAGGTCTCCACGCAGTCCGTCCGCTTGCAGCTGACCGAGCCGTCTGCCTGCAGGGGAGAAGCACTTGCCAGAGACCGTGGGCTGCCCAGCACCGCAGGGTTTAAAGCCCACGAAgccggggagctgctggggaccaCGGCCACGAGCAGCCTGGCATCccaagggaaggaggggaacaGGAGCCGTgcgccggggcaggggcaggtaGGAGGAGTGAAGCAGAGCAGGTTCTCATTCACCTGGCAGATGCATAACTCACAGGGATCGCCCGGAGACCAGATCTGTCCGATGGGAAATTCCACCCCGTTGTCATCCACGAAGCAACCTGGGGGAGTACATGGCGGGGGATgtgggcacccccagcccatcTGCCTCCCGGTGTGTGTGCGCTGCTGGACGCTTGTGCAGTGCCCATCCTCTGCCCACTCCCCACCTCCAAACCCCATGGCTGTGTAGCCCCCCGTGCCCTGCCAGGCCCTGTGCACCCCCACATCCACCTCCCCCACTTTCTTCTGCCCTCCCTGTCCCTGGCTGTCCCCCACATCCCACCCTCCCTGTGCACAGACATTCCCAACCTCCCACCCTCCCTGTCACCAAGTGCCCCCCACATCCCACCCTCCCCACATGTCCCCTACATCCTGTCCTCgctgtcccccccaccccactcctcCTGTCCCCAGGCATCCCCCACATCCCACCCTCCCCATCAACAAGTGTTCCCCACATCCCAtctcccctgtccccagctgtccCGCTGCAATCCcaccctgcctgtccccaggtgCCCCTCAGCGAGGGCTCaccggcgggggccggggggtcCCGGCAGGTGAAGCAGCATTGCCCAGGGCCCAGGTGCCGCTGGTGCTGTGGGCAGTCCAGCACGGGGCAGGGGGCAAAGGAGCACTCCACCTCGCcaccctggggacatggggacaagTCATCCAGCTGGGCCCAGCCCTGTGCTTACCCATCCCGCCTCAGCCCTGAGCAAAGGCTGGATCCCCCCAGCAGGATGGTGTGGGGAATCCTCGGGGACCTCCAGCCCCagggtccccccagccccgccgggaCCCACCCGGCAGACGCAGGTGGTGCAGTCATCCCCATCCAGGCTGAACCGGGCACCGTGAGCGTACGTGCGGCCCCGAAAACTGCACTttgctggggaggagagaggcagcagggccaggactgGGGTCAGGGAGTGAAGCATGGCTTCTGCTgaacccccaccccaaacctccatccccaggagagccctgggctccccctgccccacgcgCCTCAAGGGttgggggtcctggggggacCCACcgggctggcaggagcagcagtcGGCTGGtgaggtgctggggcaggagcccGGGGGGCACTCGGGGGAGATACAGGAGATGTTGCCAGCCTGCAGAGGAGAGCGTGAGGCTGTCACGGGGCAGCCAAGGGGCAACGTGCCCCTTCCCCGCCATGGGGGGACAGCGCCAGGACATCACCTGCCACAGCGCATCCCTCTCCATTGCCCTGGAGGCACATGGCTgaggggggatgcagggggatgctcccatccccatcccagccGTCCAGGGCTTACCAGGCAGACGCAGACAGTGCAGTTCCCATCGGATGGGGAGAAGACGTCGCCCTCGGCCCGGGCCACCCCCTCGTGCAGGCAGCCTGCAAGGCAGGCGGGTCAGGGGGGGCCGCCCCAGGCAGTGGGCTGGAGGGGCCAGGGCTCACctgtgcagctggggcagcagccccccgcTGGAGCGGGCAGCGGGTGGGAGCAGGTCACAGGGCAGCTCACAGCCTCACAGAGCACTTGTCCCCCCTGCAAGGGACatgccagctcagcccagcGGCTGgtgtggtggggagaggggtggggaggagggggagctTACCTGGCAGGCACAGCTCCGACACCCCGGCTCTGTCCAGCGAGCGCCAAGCTCCCAGGTGGCCCCGCGGTACCAGCAGCGAGGGGCTGATGGGGAGGAGGTACCGGGGGCTCCCATGGCATGCAGGGATGCCTCGGtggccagggatgctggggcaggagaaggtGAAGGGAGTTGGGTCCCAGGAGCTGCGGCAGGGAGGTGAGGCGAGGGGGAGCCCCTGGGGACCAGGAGCGATCCCCCtgagccgggagggagcaggacGAGGGTGGGTGGATGCTGCAGGGACTGCAGGATGGCCGATGGGGCCAGGATGGATTTGGGATAGCCtaggaagaaaggaacagacATGACTTCGGttagcagggagctgggagcatcctgctctgctcccctgccctggtCCAGAGGAGAGGGATACCTTCACAGGAGACCCTGTCACCACTGAGCCGGTACCCAGGGCGGCAGGAGCAGAGATAGCTGCCCAGGGTGTTGTGGCAGGTGTGCTGGCAGGCTCGGCGCTCTCCTGGCCACCGGCATTCGTTGACATCTGGGGGACAAGGGGACTTGCCAGTGCccaggcaggaggtgctgcGCCCCGGGAAATGGCTCAGGAGGGAGCTCGGAGCACCGAGCTGTCCCCTGAATCTTTGCCCTTGTAAGGATGAGGACAAGGTGACAGCACCGTGCCAATGGGCTCAATGGCCACCTCGGTCCCCTGGGCTTCGTGGCACAGGAAGAGGGGGCCGGTGTGGCGCTCACCCACGCAGGAGTGCCGGTTCCCGTGGAGGTGGTAGCCAGGCCGGCAGGAGCAGCGGTAGCTGCCGATGCTGTTCTTGCAGCGGTGCTGGCACGGTGTGGCCAGGCACTCGTCCGTATCTGGGGGGCAGAGGCTGAGGGTCAGCAGCCCCGGCTGACCCCCGCGTGCCCCCTGGCCCCCACGCACCCTGGCAGCTGTGGCGGTCGGCAGAGAGCTGCATGCCAGGGCCACACTCGCAGACGAAGCCACCCTCGGTGTTGACGCAGAGACCCTCGCAAGCAGCGCTCAGGCACTCATTGATGTCTGGGAACaagagggcagagctggagatgGGGGCGCCGCCACCACCGGCACCCCTTGTCCCTCCGGGACCTCCCCATCCCGGCTCACCGGTGCAGCGGACGCCGTTAGCCGTCTCCACCATGGAGAAGCCGAGGGGGCAGACACGGGCCACCTCCTGGCACCCACCATGGTTACAGGAGAGGTCACAGCCGTACTCCCCACACATCCCCGTCGGCTCTGAAACAGGGACAGGGAGACCACAGGGCACCAAtgccaccccagcccagcactgtgGCACCCACTCCCCAGATCCCGCAGGGACTGCCCTGGGAGCAACCCTACCCCTGCCAGACACAGGGACTGCactgggggatg from Falco rusticolus isolate bFalRus1 chromosome 10, bFalRus1.pri, whole genome shotgun sequence encodes the following:
- the VWCE gene encoding von Willebrand factor C and EGF domain-containing protein isoform X1; the protein is MLVELFFQAACVSLFFPGSQGRVYPGRKKPASFAVERRRVGPHVCFSGFGSGCCPGWMLSPGSGQCTLPLCSFGCGSGLCIAPNLCSCPDGEQGITCPEPTGMCGEYGCDLSCNHGGCQEVARVCPLGFSMVETANGVRCTDINECLSAACEGLCVNTEGGFVCECGPGMQLSADRHSCQDTDECLATPCQHRCKNSIGSYRCSCRPGYHLHGNRHSCVDVNECRWPGERRACQHTCHNTLGSYLCSCRPGYRLSGDRVSCEGYPKSILAPSAILQSLQHPPTLVLLPPGSGGSLLVPRGSPSPHLPAAAPGTQLPSPSPAPASLATEASLHAMGAPGTSSPSAPRCWYRGATWELGARWTEPGCRSCACQGGQVLCEAVSCPVTCSHPLPAPAGGCCPSCTGCLHEGVARAEGDVFSPSDGNCTVCVCLAGNISCISPECPPGSCPSTSPADCCSCQPAKCSFRGRTYAHGARFSLDGDDCTTCVCRGGEVECSFAPCPVLDCPQHQRHLGPGQCCFTCRDPPAPAGCFVDDNGVEFPIGQIWSPGDPCRRLGQLQADGLRGDLSLPHPHPWAVLPRLLGSAPLLSAGCTYMGRIFYNNETFPSVLDPCLSCICLLGSVACSPMDCAIFCTYPFHPEGECCPVCNDCNYQGRKVVNGQTFTPEGQPCTRCTCQLGEVSCEKRLCPRSCAEPAALPAACCPPCQATDARLPLQSSDPSPSLSPTHQDSPAGTPHQPSPPASTQPPRHRLAQLLLRNTAPYGPSLGSTGAGEPPPSTLSPSGNPSAVTLPPTTPSETATPPAPTGSPSLSSKARGLPGDTDPSAAPPASGDSPGGHVAP
- the VWCE gene encoding von Willebrand factor C and EGF domain-containing protein isoform X2, coding for MLVELFFQAACVSLFFPGSQGRVYPGRKKPASFAVERRRVGPHVCFSGFGSGCCPGWMLSPGSGQCTLPLCSFGCGSGLCIAPNLCSCPDGEQGITCPEPTGMCGEYGCDLSCNHGGCQEVARVCPLGFSMVETANGVRCTDINECLSAACEGLCVNTEGGFVCECGPGMQLSADRHSCQDTDECLATPCQHRCKNSIGSYRCSCRPGYHLHGNRHSCVDVNECRWPGERRACQHTCHNTLGSYLCSCRPGYRLSGDRVSCEGYPKSILAPSAILQSLQHPPTLVLLPPGSGGSLLVPRGSPSPHLPAAAPGTQLPSPSPAPASLATEASLHAMGAPGTSSPSAPRCWYRGATWELGARWTEPGCRSCACQGGQVLCEAVSCPVTCSHPLPAPAGGCCPSCTGCLHEGVARAEGDVFSPSDGNCTVCVCLAGNISCISPECPPGSCPSTSPADCCSCQPAKCSFRGRTYAHGARFSLDGDDCTTCVCRGGEVECSFAPCPVLDCPQHQRHLGPGQCCFTCRDPPAPAGCFVDDNGVEFPIGQIWSPGDPCELCICQADGSVSCKRTDCVETCPYPIRIPGQCCPDCSAGCTYMGRIFYNNETFPSVLDPCLSCICLLGSVACSPMDCAIFCTYPFHPEGECCPVCNDCNYQGRKVVNGQTFTPEGQPCTRCTCQLGEVSCEKRLCPRSCAEPAALPAACCPPCQATDARLPLQSSDPSPSLSPTHQDSPAGTPHQPSPPASTQPPRHRLAQLLLRNTAPYGPSLGSTGAGEPPPSTLSPSGNPSAVTLPPTTPSETATPPAPTGSPSLSSKARGLPGDTDPSAAPPASGDSPGGHVAP
- the LOC119154363 gene encoding pepsin A-like gives rise to the protein MKLLLLFALVALSQCHVHRVSLKKMKSLRQSLKEHGLLDRYLKQHPYNLATKYFPSDTSAEPLQNYMDNEYYGTISIGTPGQEFTVIFDTGSSNLWVPSVYCSSMACSNHNRFNPAESSTYVGTNESVDIVYGTGSMTGVLGYDTVTVASIEVVNQIFGLTETEPGDFFYYSPFDGILGLAFPSIASSGATPVFDNMMSEGLVAKDLFSVYLSRDGQSGSFVLFGAIDPYYTTNGISWIPLSAETYWQITMDSVSIGGETAACPSGCQAIVDTGTSLLAVPSTALNNILSVLGASSNGEVSCSAVSSLPDIVFNINGEAFPVPASAYVIQSEGTCILGLQGMNLPSQSGELWILGDVFIREYYVIFNRANNMVGLSPLS